Proteins encoded within one genomic window of Polaribacter sp. NJDZ03:
- a CDS encoding type II toxin-antitoxin system RelE/ParE family toxin, producing MNNKITKVVWTRKAQESLLLILEYRYTKSPSVRKDIIRASKEIQFAEQFQKDDILPEYRRIIVRDYKLIYSYEKEIVYILNVICTKAN from the coding sequence ATGAATAATAAGATTACTAAAGTTGTTTGGACAAGAAAAGCTCAAGAATCTTTACTCTTAATCTTAGAATATAGGTATACTAAATCGCCATCAGTAAGAAAAGATATTATTAGAGCTTCAAAAGAAATTCAGTTTGCTGAACAATTTCAAAAAGATGACATTTTACCAGAATACCGAAGAATAATTGTTAGAGATTATAAACTAATCTATTCTTATGAAAAAGAAATAGTTTACATCTTAAATGTTATTTGTACAAAAGCGAATTAA
- the pyrR gene encoding bifunctional pyr operon transcriptional regulator/uracil phosphoribosyltransferase PyrR → MSKKNLLNSKDIEIILHRLACQLIENHNDFSNTVLIGLQPRGSFLANRLADILKTTYHVKNLQLGLLDITFYRDDFRRRDAPLAATATKMDFIIEGKNVVIIDDVLFSGRSIRAALTAMQAYGRPENTELLVLIDRRFSRHLPIQPNYRGRQVDAINHEKVLVTWKETHKKDAVYIESK, encoded by the coding sequence ATGAGCAAAAAAAACTTACTTAACTCAAAGGATATTGAAATAATTTTACATCGATTGGCTTGTCAGTTAATCGAAAATCATAACGATTTTTCTAATACCGTATTAATTGGTTTACAACCTAGAGGTAGTTTTTTGGCTAACAGATTAGCCGATATATTAAAAACAACTTACCACGTTAAAAACTTACAATTAGGCTTATTAGATATTACCTTTTACAGAGACGATTTTAGAAGAAGAGATGCGCCTTTAGCAGCTACAGCAACTAAAATGGACTTTATAATTGAAGGTAAAAATGTAGTAATTATTGACGATGTTTTGTTTTCTGGTAGAAGTATTAGAGCTGCATTAACTGCAATGCAAGCATACGGTAGACCAGAGAATACTGAGCTATTAGTATTAATAGACAGACGTTTTAGTAGACATTTACCAATTCAGCCAAATTATAGAGGTAGACAAGTAGATGCTATTAACCACGAAAAGGTATTGGTTACCTGGAAAGAAACACATAAAAAAGACGCCGTTTATATCGAATCAAAATAA
- a CDS encoding aspartate carbamoyltransferase catalytic subunit, with translation MSELSVEHLLGIKYLKETDIDLIFRTADHFKEVINRPIKKVPSLRDITIANLFFENSTRTKLSFELAEKRLSADVINFSAGQSSVKKGETLIDTVNNILAMKVDIVVMRHASVGAGVFLSKHVDAKIINAGDGTHEHPTQALLDSYSIREKLGSVKGKKIVIVGDILHSRVALSNIFALQLQGAKVKVCGPTTLIPKYISSLGVEVETNLKKALEWCDVANVLRVQNERMDLKYFPSTREYTQLFGINQEILDSLDKKIVIMHPGPINRGVEITSEVADSNQSIILNQVENGVAVRMAVIYLLAQQVKR, from the coding sequence ATGTCAGAATTAAGTGTAGAACATTTATTAGGAATAAAGTATTTAAAAGAAACTGATATTGATCTTATTTTTAGAACTGCAGATCATTTTAAAGAAGTTATTAATAGACCTATTAAAAAAGTACCTTCTCTTAGAGATATTACCATTGCTAACTTGTTTTTTGAAAACAGTACGCGTACAAAATTAAGTTTCGAATTGGCAGAAAAAAGACTTTCTGCAGATGTAATTAATTTTTCTGCAGGACAATCTTCTGTAAAAAAAGGAGAAACTTTAATTGATACCGTAAACAATATATTGGCAATGAAAGTTGACATTGTTGTTATGCGACATGCAAGTGTTGGAGCTGGAGTTTTTCTATCTAAGCATGTAGATGCTAAAATTATTAATGCTGGAGATGGAACGCATGAACACCCGACTCAGGCTCTATTAGATTCTTATTCTATTAGAGAAAAATTGGGTAGTGTAAAAGGTAAAAAAATTGTTATTGTAGGAGATATCTTACACTCTAGAGTTGCATTATCTAATATTTTTGCACTGCAATTACAAGGTGCTAAAGTAAAGGTTTGTGGTCCTACAACTCTTATTCCTAAATACATTTCTAGTTTGGGTGTAGAAGTAGAAACCAATCTTAAAAAAGCTTTAGAATGGTGTGATGTTGCCAATGTTTTACGTGTTCAAAATGAAAGAATGGATCTTAAGTACTTTCCTTCAACCAGAGAATACACACAACTTTTTGGGATTAATCAAGAGATTTTAGATAGTCTCGACAAAAAAATTGTAATCATGCATCCAGGACCTATAAATCGTGGGGTAGAAATTACAAGTGAGGTTGCCGACTCTAATCAATCTATTATTCTAAACCAAGTAGAAAACGGAGTTGCCGTAAGAATGGCAGTTATTTATTTATTAGCACAACAAGTTAAGCGATAA
- a CDS encoding T9SS type A sorting domain-containing protein: MVKKLLLILFLSCISIGFSQENSIDYLSAAPNPFTNSTKISFSSDANKTIYFTVKNVLGKTVFRKSLLIKSGKNNIPFYKDNLATGMYIYSIQDNKKTISKRFVIR, encoded by the coding sequence ATGGTAAAAAAACTACTTTTAATTTTATTTTTAAGTTGCATTTCAATTGGTTTTTCGCAAGAAAACTCTATTGATTATCTATCTGCTGCTCCAAATCCGTTTACTAATTCTACCAAAATTAGTTTTTCATCAGACGCTAATAAAACTATTTATTTTACCGTTAAAAATGTGTTAGGAAAAACAGTCTTTAGAAAAAGTCTTTTAATTAAATCTGGTAAAAACAACATTCCTTTTTATAAAGATAATTTAGCGACAGGTATGTACATATATAGTATTCAAGACAATAAAAAAACCATATCTAAACGATTTGTCATTAGATGA
- a CDS encoding lipopolysaccharide assembly protein LapB: MSLLKFESMLKTNAIYFFDLVEFEEIIVHYLDAGKHALAKKAVKLGLQQHPASVDLKLLQVEIYVFEDELDKASIILKIIERLEPNNDEVFIQKATISSKQGNHKEAIELLKKALTFTDDKVDVWSLLGMEYLYLDDFNNACSTFIKCVEVDFEDYSALYNVVYCFDMEDKHEEAIAYLNNYVEINPYCEVAWHQLGRQYFILEMFDKALMSFEYAVLIDESFIGGYLEKAKTLEQLGRYKEAIDNYLITLELDDATAFVCLRVGECYEKLLNLDEAISFYKKAVHEDPLLDKGWVSLANLSFLDENYQKAAYYISKALKIEEDNFLYWRRYAEINLRLNFYEEAVVGYVKCLSLNDTDLEVFIGLADVLSFLGEFNDAISTLIKAQKFYKDVAEIEYRLAGLFFILNKEKYGFDHLIAALKLDYEYSIVLKELYPIVYDNEKVQKLLIDYKKATE; encoded by the coding sequence ATGTCCCTCTTAAAGTTTGAATCCATGCTTAAAACCAACGCTATTTATTTTTTTGATTTGGTTGAGTTTGAAGAAATAATTGTGCATTATTTAGATGCAGGTAAACATGCTTTGGCCAAAAAAGCGGTAAAATTGGGGTTGCAACAACACCCTGCTTCTGTAGATTTAAAATTACTACAAGTAGAAATTTATGTTTTTGAAGATGAGTTAGATAAAGCCTCCATAATCTTAAAAATAATTGAGCGATTAGAGCCTAATAATGATGAAGTTTTTATACAAAAAGCAACTATTAGCTCTAAACAAGGAAACCATAAAGAAGCCATAGAATTATTGAAAAAAGCATTGACTTTTACAGACGATAAAGTAGATGTTTGGTCTCTTTTAGGAATGGAATACTTGTATTTAGACGACTTTAATAATGCATGTTCTACGTTTATAAAGTGTGTAGAAGTAGATTTTGAAGATTATTCTGCGTTGTATAACGTAGTGTATTGTTTTGACATGGAAGATAAACATGAGGAAGCAATTGCGTATTTAAACAATTATGTAGAAATAAATCCCTACTGTGAGGTTGCTTGGCATCAACTAGGAAGACAATATTTTATTTTAGAAATGTTTGATAAAGCATTAATGTCTTTTGAATATGCTGTTTTAATTGATGAATCTTTTATAGGTGGCTATTTAGAAAAAGCTAAAACCTTAGAGCAATTAGGGCGTTATAAAGAAGCTATCGATAATTATTTAATTACTTTAGAACTGGATGACGCAACTGCTTTTGTATGTCTTAGGGTAGGTGAGTGCTATGAAAAATTATTAAATTTAGATGAAGCTATTTCATTTTATAAAAAAGCGGTACATGAAGATCCTTTGTTAGATAAAGGTTGGGTGTCACTCGCTAATTTATCTTTCTTAGATGAAAACTATCAGAAAGCTGCTTATTATATTTCTAAGGCGTTAAAAATTGAAGAAGACAATTTTTTGTATTGGAGAAGGTATGCTGAAATTAATTTAAGACTTAATTTCTATGAAGAAGCGGTCGTTGGTTATGTAAAATGTTTAAGTTTAAATGATACTGACTTAGAAGTTTTTATTGGGTTAGCAGATGTATTATCTTTTTTAGGCGAATTTAACGATGCTATAAGTACTCTAATTAAAGCACAGAAATTTTACAAAGATGTAGCGGAAATAGAATACCGATTAGCGGGCTTATTTTTTATTCTGAATAAAGAAAAATATGGGTTTGATCACTTAATTGCTGCTTTAAAGTTAGATTACGAGTATAGTATCGTTTTAAAAGAATTGTATCCAATTGTGTATGATAATGAAAAGGTACAAAAGCTTTTAATTGATTATAAAAAAGCAACGGAATAA